Proteins found in one Gigantopelta aegis isolate Gae_Host chromosome 12, Gae_host_genome, whole genome shotgun sequence genomic segment:
- the LOC121386933 gene encoding sodium-dependent glucose transporter 1A-like, protein MEVGKNGFHGKHISKIQEEEKISKLATIRRDIRDPLFKGKFIYTMGIYLASLAGGWIIGIKGPAFMDLQQLVGVGTSKGAAFFTAAGVGGVVGSLVGGALYDRFNQYLVLFVSMLLYGVTCALIPLCREYWLMVLVFLLHEMSTGAVRSGSNVEIVNVWGAGASKPYMQGLHFSFSLGAAISPLSLEPFLSTIPSRLDETVMNTTYPRTSEINTIVSTQPTNPESKIFYGFLIAAVIGCLSSLVFLAKYFTTKISRGSSHQVNVSEVGIMMETKDGDRMKIQDVSTDDEKHDEEVAKNITRRPIPKCVIVGAVGLFFALYFFLDEVEDTTPSFMATFVVEQFKQDKKFGTRVTAAFFASYCAGRGVGMLIIGFITHVQLFSICSVSLILGHVCLFLSGWFLWEWGLWVGVIVIGLAISVIFPASLTWTEKELTHLSGKLVGSVYIALYAGGLGNPQVIGATMEMYSPLWYNYVLLTEAVCFAFVFVILVIYVKKVIHKYKLPTETK, encoded by the exons ATGGAAGTAGGAAAAAATGGATTCCACGGAAAACATATTTCCAAGAtccaagaagaagaaaaaatctcGAAACTTGCGACGATTCGCCGGGACATTAGGGATCCATTATTCAAAGGAAAGTTCATCTATACGATGGGAATCTACTTGGCGTCATTAGCCGGG GGCTGGATTATTGGAATCAAAGGACCGGCCTTTATGGACTTGCAGCAGCTTGTAGGTGTGGGAACAAGCAAAGGTGCGGCATTTTTCACAGCCGCCGGAGTAGGGGGCGTGGTCGGGTCCCTTGTGGGCGGAGCTCTGTACGACCGATTCAACCAATACCTGGTGTTGTTTGTGTCCATGCTGCTGTACGGAGTAACGTGCGCGCTGATTCCCTTGTGCAGGGAGTATTGGTTGATGGTGCTCGTGTTTCTTCTCCACGAGATGTCGACAGGTGCAGTGCGGTCAG GGTCTAACGTGGAGATCGTGAATGTGTGGGGTGCGGGGGCGTCTAAGCCCTACATGCAGGGCCTGCATTTCAGCTTCTCGCTCGGAGCCGCCATCTCGCCCCTGTCTCTTGAACCCTTTCTGTCAACAATACCCTCCCGACTCGACGAAACTGTGATGAACACCACATATCCACGAACATCTGAGATAAACACGATAGTCTCTACACAGCCCACAAATCCAgagtcaaaaatattttacggGTTTCTCATCGCAGCTGTCATAGGTTGCCTGTCTTCTTTGGTCTTCCTAGCGAAATACTTCACCACAAAGATATCACGCGGAAGCTCACATCAGGTGAATGTCAGCGAAGTAGGAATAATGATGGAGACGAAGGATGGAGACAGGATGAAAATCCAAGACGTGTCCACGGATGATGAAAAACACGACGAGGAGGTTGCCAAGAACATCACGAGGCGTCCCATTCCTAAATGCGTCATCGTCGGTGCTGTGGGCCTTTTCTTCGCCTTGTATTTCTTTCTGGACGAGGTAGAGGACACGACACCGTCCTTCATGGCCACGTTCGTGGTGGAGCAGTTCAAACAGGACAAGAAATTTGGAACTCGAGTCACGGCGGCTTTCTTCGCGTCCTACTGCGCAGGTCGTGGTGTGGGGATGTTGATAATCGGCTTCATCACGCACGTCCAGCTGTTTTCCATCTGCAGCGTTTCGCTCATCCTCGGCCACGTCTGTCTTTTCCTCTCGGGTTGGTTTCTGTGGGAATGGGGGTTGTGGGTGGGCGTCATCGTCATCGGTTTGGCCATATCGGTGATCTTCCCGGCCAGCCTTACGTGGACAGAGAAGGAGCTGACCCATCTGTCAGGGAAGCTGGTGGGCTCCGTGTATATCGCGCTGTATGCTGGCGGGCTGGGCAACCCTCAGGTGATCGGAGCAACCATGGAGATGTACAGTCCACTGTGGTACAATTACGTCTTGCTGACAGAGGCGGTATGTTTCGCGTTCGTCTTTGTCATACTGGTGATATACGTCAAAAAGGTCATTCACAAATACAAACTTCCTACAGAAACGAAATAA